In the Bradyrhizobium guangzhouense genome, one interval contains:
- the tcuB gene encoding tricarballylate utilization 4Fe-4S protein TcuB, with product MHGTRILDEADRLMTVCNSCRYCEGLCAVFPAMEMRRAFSDGDLNYLANLCHSCGACYVDCQFSPPHEFNVNLPKTLAVARAESYAAYAWPQVLSGAFARNGLVISIVAALSMAAFILGFAALSDRGVLFGVHTGPGAFYKLMPHQAMAALFSAAFLYAILALIMSVRAFWRDIGTPIGGRADGVSIFQAIRDAGELRYLHGGGVGCYDEDDKPTDRRKLFHHLTFYGFLLCFAATSVATLYHYLLGREAPYPWWDLPVVLGTLGGIGLIVGPIGLFLAKMRRDPALLDESSYGMDVGFIAMLLLTGLTGMLLLILRETAAMGPLLALHLGAVFALFITMPYGKFVHGIYRFAALVRYAQERRTAA from the coding sequence ATGCACGGAACTAGAATCCTCGACGAAGCCGACCGTCTGATGACGGTCTGCAATTCCTGCAGATATTGCGAGGGCCTGTGCGCGGTATTTCCGGCCATGGAGATGCGCCGCGCCTTCTCGGATGGCGACCTCAACTATCTCGCCAACCTCTGCCATTCCTGCGGCGCCTGCTATGTCGACTGCCAGTTCTCGCCGCCGCACGAGTTCAACGTCAACCTTCCCAAGACACTCGCGGTTGCGCGTGCGGAATCCTATGCGGCCTATGCCTGGCCGCAGGTGCTGTCCGGCGCGTTCGCCCGCAATGGTCTCGTCATCAGCATCGTTGCCGCGCTCAGCATGGCGGCTTTTATCCTCGGCTTCGCGGCGCTCAGCGACCGCGGCGTGCTGTTCGGCGTGCACACCGGCCCCGGCGCGTTCTACAAGCTGATGCCGCATCAGGCGATGGCCGCGCTGTTCAGCGCCGCGTTTCTCTACGCGATTCTCGCGCTCATCATGAGCGTGCGCGCGTTCTGGCGCGACATCGGAACGCCGATCGGCGGTCGGGCTGATGGGGTCTCGATTTTCCAGGCGATCCGCGATGCCGGCGAGTTGCGCTATCTCCATGGCGGTGGCGTCGGCTGCTACGACGAGGACGACAAGCCGACAGACCGGCGAAAGCTTTTCCATCACCTGACGTTCTATGGCTTCCTTCTCTGCTTCGCCGCAACCTCGGTGGCCACGCTCTATCACTATCTGCTCGGCCGTGAGGCGCCGTATCCGTGGTGGGATCTGCCGGTCGTGCTCGGCACGCTCGGCGGCATCGGCCTCATCGTCGGCCCGATCGGCCTGTTCTTGGCCAAGATGCGGCGCGATCCGGCCCTGCTCGACGAGAGCAGCTACGGCATGGATGTCGGCTTCATCGCCATGCTGCTCCTCACCGGGCTCACCGGCATGCTGCTTCTCATCCTCCGTGAGACTGCGGCCATGGGACCGCTGCTGGCGCTGCACCTCGGCGCGGTGTTCGCGCTGTTCATCACCATGCCCTACGGCAAGTTCGTGCACGGCATCTATCGCTTCGCGGCACTGGTGCGCTATGCGCAGGAGCGGCGGACGGCGGCTTAG
- the ybaK gene encoding Cys-tRNA(Pro) deacylase: MSKVTPATRALSAAGVAFTVHSYDYDPDAESIGLQAAAALGEDPARVLKTLMALVDGKPVCVIVPSDQEVSMKKLAAAVGGKSAQMMKPPEAERVTGFKVGGISPFGQRKQVATVLEQSALSHELVYLNGGQRGLQVRMKPTDVRDVVKAVVADVLA; the protein is encoded by the coding sequence ATGTCCAAAGTCACCCCGGCCACCCGCGCGCTCTCTGCCGCCGGTGTCGCCTTCACCGTCCATTCCTACGACTACGATCCCGACGCCGAGAGCATCGGCCTGCAGGCGGCCGCCGCGCTCGGTGAAGACCCGGCGCGCGTGCTGAAGACGCTGATGGCGCTGGTGGACGGCAAGCCGGTCTGCGTCATCGTCCCGTCCGACCAGGAAGTCTCGATGAAGAAGCTCGCCGCCGCCGTGGGCGGTAAATCGGCGCAGATGATGAAGCCGCCGGAGGCCGAGCGCGTCACGGGCTTCAAGGTCGGCGGCATCAGCCCATTCGGCCAGCGCAAGCAGGTCGCCACCGTGCTCGAGCAGAGCGCGCTCTCCCATGAGCTGGTTTATCTCAATGGCGGTCAGCGCGGCCTGCAGGTGCGGATGAAGCCGACGGATGTGCGAGATGTCGTGAAAGCCGTCGTGGCCGACGTGCTGGCGTGA
- the tcuA gene encoding FAD-dependent tricarballylate dehydrogenase TcuA — protein sequence MGSKYDVLVIGGGNAALCAAISARRGGASVLVLEGAPKFYRGGNTRHTRNMRCAHDAATEILTGPYTEDEFWEDLLRVTSGQTDEVLARHMIRESKDILNWIVEQGVRWQPSLGGTLSLGRTNSFFLGGGRAMLNALYLTAERLGVDVVYDAEVTDLVIEDGMFLAARLKRPINGETEIRATSLVAAAGGFEANIEWLKQYWGEAADNFLIRGTPYNRGSILKMLLDKGVQEVGDPTQCHAVAIDARAPKFDGGIITRHDSVVFGIVVNKHAQRFYDEGEDIWPKRYAIWGRLVAAQPDQIAYIIFDSTVVNSFMPTLFPPIAGQTIAELAGKLALDPAALEKTITEFNAAVRPGTFDHTILDDCVTEGITPPKTHWARKIETPPYLAYPVRPGITFTYLGTRVTKEARMLMADGKPSANMFAAGEIMAGNVLGKGYAAGMGMTIGSVFGRIAGREAAKHARN from the coding sequence ATGGGCAGCAAATACGACGTGCTGGTGATCGGCGGCGGCAACGCGGCACTGTGCGCGGCGATCTCGGCGCGCCGCGGCGGCGCCTCGGTGCTGGTGCTGGAAGGCGCGCCAAAGTTCTATCGTGGCGGCAACACCCGCCACACCCGCAACATGCGCTGCGCCCATGATGCGGCGACCGAGATCCTGACCGGCCCCTACACCGAGGACGAGTTCTGGGAGGACTTGCTGCGCGTCACCAGCGGGCAGACCGACGAAGTGCTCGCCCGCCACATGATCCGGGAGTCCAAGGACATCCTGAACTGGATCGTGGAGCAGGGCGTACGCTGGCAGCCCTCGCTCGGCGGCACGCTGAGCCTCGGCCGCACCAACTCCTTCTTCCTCGGCGGCGGCCGCGCCATGCTGAACGCGCTGTATCTGACCGCAGAGAGGCTCGGCGTCGACGTCGTATACGATGCCGAGGTCACTGACCTCGTGATCGAGGACGGCATGTTCCTCGCCGCCCGGCTCAAGCGGCCGATCAACGGCGAGACCGAGATTCGTGCGACCTCGCTGGTCGCGGCCGCCGGCGGGTTCGAGGCCAACATCGAATGGCTGAAGCAATATTGGGGCGAGGCCGCCGACAATTTCCTGATCCGCGGCACGCCGTATAATCGCGGCTCGATCCTGAAGATGCTGCTCGACAAGGGCGTGCAGGAGGTCGGCGATCCCACCCAGTGCCATGCGGTCGCGATCGATGCCCGTGCGCCGAAATTCGACGGCGGCATCATCACGCGCCATGACTCGGTCGTGTTCGGCATCGTGGTCAACAAGCACGCCCAGCGTTTCTATGACGAGGGCGAGGACATCTGGCCGAAGCGCTACGCGATCTGGGGCCGGCTGGTCGCGGCGCAGCCCGACCAGATCGCCTACATCATCTTTGACTCGACCGTCGTCAACTCATTTATGCCGACGCTGTTTCCGCCGATCGCTGGGCAGACAATTGCCGAGCTCGCCGGCAAGCTGGCGCTTGATCCGGCCGCGCTAGAAAAGACCATTACCGAGTTCAACGCCGCGGTACGGCCAGGCACGTTCGATCATACAATCCTGGACGACTGTGTGACCGAAGGCATCACGCCGCCCAAGACCCACTGGGCGCGCAAGATCGAGACGCCGCCTTATCTTGCCTACCCGGTGCGACCCGGCATCACCTTCACCTATCTGGGCACGCGCGTGACCAAGGAGGCGCGGATGCTGATGGCCGACGGAAAGCCGTCCGCCAACATGTTCGCGGCCGGCGAGATCATGGCGGGCAACGTGCTCGGCAAGGGGTACGCCGCCGGCATGGGCATGACCATCGGCAGCGTGTTCGGGCGGATCGCAGGACGGGAAGCGGCGAAACATGCACGGAACTAG
- a CDS encoding GntR family transcriptional regulator: protein MARRPGKAGGSIARGGGVALGEAVFRSLCEALQAGSYRAGDRLREEEVAQRLKVSRTPVREALGRLAARGFVAPSGGRGLIVRNLDISEVLELYAMREIMEGAAARLAAEHASAPEVDALRDIEQAFAEASETDAAEMARLNRAFHEAICRAARNRYLDNASRELQDWIALLGPTTFTVTGRPSTSHGEHLAIIDAIAARNGDKAEQLARAHIREALRCRLKLLQKQ from the coding sequence ATGGCGAGGCGCCCAGGAAAGGCAGGCGGATCGATCGCACGCGGCGGTGGTGTCGCGCTGGGCGAGGCCGTGTTCCGTTCGCTGTGCGAGGCGCTCCAGGCCGGCAGCTACCGCGCCGGTGACCGGCTGCGCGAGGAAGAAGTCGCCCAGCGGCTGAAGGTCAGCCGGACGCCTGTGCGTGAAGCACTGGGCCGGCTCGCAGCGCGCGGCTTCGTCGCGCCATCAGGCGGGCGCGGACTGATCGTGCGTAATCTCGACATCTCGGAGGTGCTCGAGCTCTACGCCATGCGCGAGATCATGGAAGGCGCCGCCGCGCGCCTCGCCGCCGAGCACGCCTCTGCCCCCGAGGTGGATGCGCTCAGGGATATCGAGCAGGCGTTTGCCGAAGCCTCCGAGACGGACGCCGCCGAGATGGCAAGGCTCAACCGCGCCTTCCACGAAGCGATCTGCCGCGCGGCACGGAACCGCTATCTCGACAACGCCTCGCGCGAATTGCAGGACTGGATCGCCCTGCTCGGTCCGACCACCTTCACCGTGACGGGGCGTCCCTCGACCAGCCATGGCGAGCACCTGGCCATCATCGACGCCATCGCCGCGCGCAACGGCGACAAGGCCGAGCAGCTCGCGCGCGCGCACATCCGCGAAGCGCTGCGCTGCCGCCTCAAGCTGCTGCAGAAGCAGTAG